Proteins encoded together in one Flavobacteriales bacterium window:
- a CDS encoding non-canonical purine NTP diphosphatase — protein sequence MDIVFATNNAHKLEEIRNKVGKHFRILSLKDIGCSDELPETHETLEENALEKAAYVATKFNVTCFADDTGLEIEALDGRPGVYSARYAGEHCSAEDNMTKVLAEMEGKDNRKARFRTVIALILDGSEMLFEGHVDGHITTERTGEKGFGYDPIFIPEGYTATFAGMSMETKNQISHRAMATAELIRFLYEIT from the coding sequence ATGGATATCGTTTTTGCCACAAACAACGCCCATAAACTGGAAGAGATACGGAACAAGGTGGGTAAACATTTCCGTATCCTGAGCCTGAAAGACATCGGTTGCTCAGATGAACTTCCCGAGACCCATGAGACCCTGGAAGAAAACGCACTGGAAAAGGCCGCATATGTAGCCACCAAGTTCAATGTCACGTGCTTTGCCGATGATACCGGACTGGAGATTGAGGCGCTGGACGGGCGCCCCGGTGTGTACTCCGCCAGATATGCCGGGGAACACTGTTCGGCAGAAGATAATATGACCAAGGTATTGGCGGAGATGGAGGGCAAAGACAATCGCAAGGCCAGATTCAGAACCGTGATTGCCCTGATCCTGGATGGCAGCGAAATGCTGTTCGAAGGACATGTTGATGGCCATATTACCACCGAACGAACCGGAGAAAAAGGATTTGGCTACGACCCCATTTTTATTCCGGAAGGATATACCGCCACATTCGCCGGTATGTCCATGGAAACCAAAAACCAGATCAGCCACCGGGCGATGGCCACTGCAGAACTCATCAGATTCCTGTACGAGATCACCTGA
- a CDS encoding PASTA domain-containing protein, with protein MTKALIVDMKIFRFLRSRSFFINLTLILVTVAVIAWVTLNWLDAFTYHDTSVAVPDFKGLKIKELEQFIADKDVRFEIVDSVYDIKAKKGVVLEQNPPADSRVKQNRKIYLTVSAVLSERIRMPELTSRTLRQARSVLASYDLNIDSIRYIPSIEKDAVLKQLYKGQEIKGGQSISKGSRITLVVGAGLSTEKTGIPGLYGLTIQEAKQALERAELSLGATVADPGNELTDTLNARVYDQQPRPNPDPVLFKGSTVDIYITNKEGRMREASLNSPDSLSASKDSIR; from the coding sequence TTGACAAAAGCCCTCATCGTTGACATGAAAATATTCCGCTTCCTTAGATCCAGGTCTTTTTTTATCAACCTGACCCTGATATTGGTTACGGTAGCGGTGATCGCATGGGTCACCCTTAACTGGCTCGATGCTTTTACCTACCACGATACTTCTGTTGCGGTACCTGATTTTAAAGGCTTAAAGATTAAAGAACTTGAACAATTTATTGCGGATAAAGATGTTAGGTTTGAAATTGTGGATTCGGTTTACGACATAAAAGCAAAAAAAGGGGTGGTTCTGGAGCAGAACCCACCTGCAGATTCGCGCGTGAAACAAAACCGAAAAATCTACCTGACCGTAAGTGCAGTCTTATCCGAACGCATCAGGATGCCGGAGTTAACTTCAAGAACATTGCGGCAGGCCCGTTCTGTATTGGCGTCTTACGACCTGAACATTGACTCCATCCGCTACATCCCCAGCATAGAAAAAGATGCCGTTCTTAAACAGCTATACAAAGGCCAGGAAATCAAAGGCGGACAATCTATCAGCAAAGGCAGCCGCATTACGCTGGTCGTTGGCGCCGGACTTTCTACGGAAAAAACAGGGATTCCCGGACTGTACGGCTTAACCATACAGGAAGCAAAACAAGCATTGGAAAGGGCAGAACTCTCACTGGGTGCCACCGTGGCTGACCCGGGCAACGAATTGACCGACACCCTCAACGCCAGGGTTTACGACCAACAACCTCGTCCAAATCCGGACCCGGTGCTTTTCAAAGGGTCCACGGTGGATATATACATTACCAATAAAGAAGGACGGATGCGTGAAGCATCACTCAACTCACCGGATTCACTTTCCGCATCCAAAGACTCGATACGATGA